A genomic window from Bacillus thermozeamaize includes:
- a CDS encoding glycosyl transferase family 2, which translates to MSDERIPFVSLIIPAKNEGNNVRTTVESALRAKTHHPFEIVIVDDGSTDGCCEFLASEANEQIKLITTQGIGAAPARNLGADHSRGEYLIFCDAHLFFQDYWIDHLLGLIRSGQADAVSPGIVSTNRPNLVGYGQTLNRMLGVQWNRQISLPTPTAILPGGCLAMARNVFFDVGGFDRGFQVWGFEDVEISIKLWLFGYKCFVQPAVKVFHLFRESYPYRVTFDHVYYNMLRMAYSHFNESRIAACRKLIHHADPARIEAAVLAGGVLEQREHYFSRRKYDDEWFMRRFGIPF; encoded by the coding sequence ATGTCTGACGAACGCATTCCTTTTGTTTCCTTGATCATTCCGGCCAAAAATGAAGGGAACAACGTGCGCACGACTGTAGAATCGGCACTCCGAGCAAAAACCCATCATCCCTTTGAGATCGTCATCGTGGACGATGGTTCCACAGACGGATGCTGCGAGTTTTTGGCATCCGAGGCAAATGAACAGATCAAATTAATCACAACTCAGGGAATCGGAGCTGCCCCAGCCAGAAACCTGGGTGCTGATCACTCACGAGGAGAATACCTCATCTTTTGCGACGCCCATTTGTTCTTCCAGGATTATTGGATTGATCATTTGCTGGGATTGATTCGATCAGGACAGGCGGATGCCGTGTCCCCCGGCATCGTTTCAACGAACCGGCCGAATCTCGTTGGTTATGGCCAGACACTGAACCGCATGTTGGGCGTTCAGTGGAACCGCCAAATATCCTTGCCCACACCTACGGCGATTCTGCCGGGAGGATGTTTAGCCATGGCGAGAAACGTCTTCTTCGATGTGGGCGGATTTGATCGAGGATTTCAGGTTTGGGGGTTTGAAGACGTGGAGATCTCGATCAAGCTATGGCTATTTGGCTACAAGTGCTTCGTACAGCCTGCAGTCAAGGTGTTCCATCTGTTTCGTGAATCCTACCCGTACCGTGTGACGTTCGACCACGTATACTACAACATGCTTCGGATGGCCTACAGCCATTTCAACGAATCCCGGATCGCTGCTTGCCGCAAATTGATCCACCATGCGGATCCGGCCCGGATCGAGGCCGCCGTATTGGCTGGCGGAGTGCTGGAACAGCGGGAACACTACTTCTCGCGCCGGAAGTACGACGACGAATGGTTCATGCGGCGCTTCGGTATCCCATTCTGA